One genomic window of Streptomyces sp. NBC_01276 includes the following:
- a CDS encoding M14 family metallopeptidase, translating to MRLHHRGRAAVTAALLALALGAPAYGMSATAAPPPTPSTATQDEAIVQYEIQGPSTAAERTALLSSGVSIDEVDARSVVVSADPVQAKELRARGYRLTALPGPPDRGERGTKANPMDFPSADSNYHNYAEANAEIDQRIAQYPGIMSKQVIGKSYEGRNLYAIKISDNVGTDEAEPEVLFTAHQHAREHLTVEMALYLLKEFGSKYGTEPRITDMVNSREIWIVPDLNPDGGEYDIATGSYRSWRKNRQPNSGSSAVGTDLNRNWDYKWGCCGGSSSSKGSETYRGPAAASAPEVKVVSDFVRSRVVGGKQQIKAAIDFHTYSQLVLWPFGWTYNDTAPGMTADDLAAYKKIGTGMAASNGYTPEQSSDLYITDGTIDDWLWGNQKVFAYTFEMYPSESGSGGGFYPPDEVIDRETSRNKEAVLQLLENADCMYRSIGKEAQYCS from the coding sequence ATGCGGCTCCACCACCGCGGAAGGGCCGCCGTCACGGCGGCCCTCCTCGCGCTCGCGCTCGGCGCGCCCGCCTACGGCATGAGCGCGACGGCGGCCCCGCCGCCCACCCCGTCCACCGCGACGCAGGACGAGGCCATCGTCCAGTACGAGATCCAGGGCCCGTCCACCGCCGCCGAACGCACCGCCCTGCTGAGCTCCGGCGTCTCGATCGACGAGGTGGACGCCCGCTCGGTCGTGGTCAGCGCCGACCCCGTGCAGGCCAAGGAACTGCGGGCCCGGGGCTACCGGCTCACCGCCCTGCCCGGCCCGCCGGACCGGGGCGAGCGCGGCACCAAGGCCAACCCGATGGACTTCCCGTCGGCGGACTCCAACTACCACAACTACGCCGAGGCGAACGCGGAGATCGACCAGCGGATCGCCCAGTACCCCGGGATCATGAGCAAGCAGGTCATCGGGAAGTCGTACGAGGGCCGCAACCTCTACGCCATCAAGATCAGCGACAACGTCGGCACCGACGAGGCCGAGCCCGAGGTCCTCTTCACCGCGCACCAGCACGCCCGCGAGCACCTCACGGTGGAGATGGCCCTCTACCTGCTCAAGGAGTTCGGATCCAAGTACGGCACCGAACCCCGGATCACCGACATGGTCAACAGCCGCGAGATCTGGATCGTCCCGGACCTCAACCCGGACGGCGGCGAGTACGACATCGCCACCGGCTCCTACCGTTCCTGGCGCAAGAACCGGCAGCCCAACAGCGGTTCCTCCGCCGTCGGCACCGACCTCAACCGCAACTGGGACTACAAGTGGGGCTGCTGCGGCGGCTCCAGCTCCAGCAAGGGCTCCGAGACCTACCGCGGCCCCGCCGCCGCCTCCGCCCCGGAGGTCAAGGTGGTCTCCGACTTCGTCCGCAGCCGCGTCGTCGGCGGCAAGCAGCAGATCAAGGCCGCCATCGACTTCCACACGTACAGCCAGCTGGTCCTGTGGCCCTTCGGCTGGACGTACAACGACACCGCGCCCGGCATGACCGCCGACGACCTCGCCGCCTACAAGAAGATCGGCACGGGCATGGCGGCCAGCAACGGCTACACGCCCGAGCAGTCGAGCGACCTGTACATCACCGACGGCACGATCGACGACTGGCTGTGGGGCAACCAGAAGGTCTTCGCCTACACCTTCGAGATGTACCCGTCCGAATCCGGCAGCGGCGGCGGCTTCTACCCGCCCGACGAGGTCATCGACCGCGAGACCTCGCGCAACAAGGAGGCCGTGCTCCAGCTCCTGGAGAACGCCGACTGCATGTACCGCTCGATCGGCAAGGAAGCCCAGTACTGCTCCTGA
- a CDS encoding DUF5936 domain-containing protein — MTAYLPLLLALAVALSVFGALHGIRLYRADVKLPTDLALALEVGATRTTAVGSLVDRLGIRWAPLVLRLMGAKQVARKRRQIDMAGNPAGLTIDRYAARRAVYGFLGGLGALAMLMNGQWIAALLMVAFGLFWIEFGLWSAVRVRRDHIERILPDFLDVLAVVVSAGLGFRQALDRVADKYEGPWSDEIRITLQRMDMGVSRRQAFDELRRRNDSEQVAQFVTALQQGEELGSPIVDTLIAIAEDMRRTDAQNARRRAARAVPKATFAVTMFMLPGTLILLVCGFVYGANVDFGALLGGG; from the coding sequence ATGACCGCCTACCTCCCCCTCCTCCTCGCCCTGGCCGTGGCCCTGTCCGTCTTCGGTGCCCTGCACGGCATCCGCCTCTACCGCGCCGACGTCAAACTCCCGACCGACCTGGCCCTGGCCCTGGAGGTCGGCGCCACCCGCACCACCGCCGTCGGCTCGCTCGTGGACCGCCTCGGCATCCGCTGGGCGCCGCTGGTGCTGCGCCTGATGGGCGCCAAGCAGGTGGCCCGCAAGCGCCGCCAGATCGACATGGCGGGCAACCCGGCCGGCCTCACCATCGACCGCTACGCCGCCCGGCGCGCGGTCTACGGATTCCTGGGCGGACTCGGCGCCCTGGCCATGCTCATGAACGGGCAATGGATAGCAGCACTCCTCATGGTCGCTTTCGGACTGTTCTGGATCGAGTTCGGGCTGTGGTCGGCCGTCCGGGTGCGCCGGGACCACATCGAGCGGATCCTCCCGGACTTCCTTGACGTGCTGGCGGTGGTGGTCAGTGCCGGGCTCGGCTTCCGGCAGGCGCTGGACCGGGTGGCGGACAAGTACGAAGGGCCCTGGTCGGACGAGATCCGCATCACCCTGCAACGGATGGACATGGGCGTCAGTCGCCGCCAGGCCTTCGACGAGCTGCGCAGGCGCAACGACTCCGAACAGGTCGCCCAGTTCGTCACCGCCCTCCAACAGGGCGAGGAACTGGGCTCCCCGATCGTGGACACCCTCATCGCGATCGCCGAGGACATGCGGCGCACCGACGCGCAGAACGCCCGCCGACGTGCGGCGCGGGCCGTCCCGAAGGCGACGTTCGCGGTGACCATGTTCATG
- a CDS encoding RidA family protein: MSEKTAITPDTHTAPPARFSHGVRKGNILQVAGQVGFLPHVEGQPPTPAGPTLREQTLQTLENVRSVLEAGGAGWDDVMMIRVYLTDTAHFAEMNGIYNTYFEEQGLKEAPAARTTVYVGLPAGLLIEIDALAVLG, translated from the coding sequence GTGAGCGAGAAGACCGCCATCACCCCCGACACCCACACCGCGCCGCCCGCGAGGTTCTCGCACGGCGTGCGCAAGGGCAACATCCTCCAGGTCGCCGGCCAGGTCGGCTTCCTCCCGCACGTCGAGGGGCAGCCGCCGACGCCGGCCGGGCCGACGCTGCGCGAGCAGACCCTGCAGACGCTGGAGAACGTCCGCTCCGTGCTGGAGGCGGGCGGCGCGGGCTGGGACGACGTGATGATGATCCGCGTCTACCTGACCGACACCGCCCACTTCGCCGAGATGAACGGGATCTACAACACCTACTTCGAGGAGCAGGGCCTCAAGGAGGCCCCGGCCGCCCGCACCACGGTGTACGTGGGGCTGCCGGCCGGGCTGCTGATCGAGATCGACGCGCTCGCCGTCCTGGGCTGA
- a CDS encoding CpaF family protein, with the protein MSLRSRVSTPDDRHSPREDGRLVSSYRAKLLEEIDLAEMSALAPAERRARLERVLGHIISREGPVLSTAERAQLIRRVVDEALGLGVLEPLLEDASISEIMVNGPDQIFVERSGRVEQLPIRFASHEQLMQTIERIVSTVNRRVDEANPMVDARLPSGERVNVIIPPLSLTGATLTIRRFPRAFTLPEMIALGSLDEQMLLLLSGLVQAKLNLIVSGATGTGKTTLLNALSGLIPEGERIITIEDSAELQLQQAHVIRLESRPANVEGKGQITIRDLVRNSLRMRPDRIIVGEVRGGETLDMLQAMSTGHDGSLATVHANSSSDALTRLQTLASMSEVEIPFEALQDQINSAVNVIVQLTRFGDGSRRITEISILESHGREPFRITTVCRYVAQPMGADGRVHGYFAYAPLPRRIAERLYMNSQPIPQAFGVAQPDALLDPLTPRTVL; encoded by the coding sequence GTGAGCCTGCGTTCCCGGGTCAGCACCCCCGACGACCGCCACAGCCCCCGCGAGGACGGCCGCCTGGTCTCCTCGTACCGGGCCAAGCTCCTCGAAGAGATCGACCTCGCCGAGATGTCCGCGCTCGCGCCCGCCGAGCGCCGCGCGCGGCTGGAACGCGTACTCGGGCACATCATCAGCCGCGAGGGCCCGGTCCTGTCCACCGCCGAGCGCGCCCAGCTGATCCGCCGCGTCGTCGACGAGGCCCTCGGGCTCGGTGTCCTCGAACCGCTCCTCGAAGACGCCTCGATCTCCGAGATCATGGTCAACGGCCCCGACCAGATCTTCGTCGAGCGTTCCGGCCGGGTGGAGCAGCTCCCGATCCGCTTCGCCTCGCACGAGCAGCTGATGCAGACCATCGAGCGCATCGTCTCCACCGTCAACCGCCGTGTGGACGAGGCCAATCCGATGGTCGACGCGCGCCTGCCCAGCGGCGAGCGCGTCAACGTCATCATCCCGCCGCTCTCCCTCACCGGCGCCACCCTCACCATCCGCCGGTTCCCGCGCGCCTTCACCCTGCCCGAGATGATCGCCCTCGGCTCCCTCGACGAGCAGATGCTCCTGCTCCTGTCCGGGCTGGTGCAGGCGAAGCTGAACCTGATCGTGTCCGGGGCCACCGGCACCGGCAAGACCACCCTCCTCAACGCCCTCTCCGGCCTGATCCCGGAGGGCGAGCGCATCATCACCATCGAGGACTCCGCCGAACTCCAGCTCCAGCAGGCGCACGTGATCCGCCTCGAATCCCGCCCCGCGAACGTGGAGGGCAAGGGCCAGATCACCATCCGCGACCTCGTACGCAACTCCCTGCGCATGCGCCCCGACCGGATCATCGTCGGCGAGGTCCGCGGCGGCGAGACCCTCGACATGCTCCAGGCCATGTCCACCGGCCACGACGGCTCCCTCGCCACCGTCCACGCCAACAGCTCCTCGGACGCGCTCACCCGCCTGCAGACCCTCGCCTCCATGTCCGAGGTGGAGATCCCCTTCGAGGCGCTCCAGGACCAGATCAACAGCGCCGTCAACGTCATCGTGCAGCTCACCCGCTTCGGTGACGGCTCGCGCCGCATCACGGAGATCTCCATCCTCGAATCCCACGGCCGCGAGCCCTTCCGGATCACCACCGTCTGCCGCTACGTGGCCCAGCCCATGGGCGCCGACGGACGCGTGCACGGCTACTTCGCGTACGCCCCCCTTCCCCGCCGGATCGCGGAGCGCCTCTACATGAACAGCCAGCCGATCCCCCAGGCCTTCGGCGTCGCACAGCCCGACGCCCTCCTCGACCCGCTCACCCCCCGGACCGTCCTGTGA
- a CDS encoding IclR family transcriptional regulator yields the protein MSQSVERALRILPALAKGPAGLGEVADGLGVHKSTALRLLRTLQAHGLAYRQPDGRYRLGARLFALAAEAVENLDVRDVAHPHLVELNRLTGHTVHLALHQDDEVVYVDKVDSRYPVRMYSRIGRPVPLTVAAVAKLLLADLPEDDRRALAGRIDYPRYTSRSTPDAQAFLAELALVREQGWAADLGGHEEALNCVGAPVRGPGGRVVAAMSVSAPGVVVGAGELLELLPLVRRTADIISREYSGTAPEPHREPEDEDLP from the coding sequence ATGAGCCAGTCGGTGGAGCGGGCGCTGCGGATCCTGCCCGCGCTCGCGAAGGGACCGGCGGGCCTCGGCGAGGTGGCCGACGGACTCGGCGTGCACAAGAGCACCGCCCTGCGCCTGCTGCGCACCCTCCAGGCGCACGGCCTCGCCTACCGGCAGCCGGACGGCCGCTACCGGCTGGGGGCCCGCCTGTTCGCGCTGGCCGCCGAGGCCGTCGAGAACCTCGACGTCCGCGACGTCGCCCATCCCCACCTGGTCGAGCTGAACCGGCTCACCGGGCACACCGTCCACCTCGCCCTGCACCAGGACGACGAGGTGGTCTACGTCGACAAGGTCGACAGCCGCTACCCGGTCCGGATGTACTCGCGCATCGGCCGCCCCGTCCCCCTCACTGTCGCCGCCGTCGCCAAGCTGCTCCTGGCCGACCTGCCGGAGGACGACCGGCGTGCGCTCGCGGGGCGGATCGACTACCCGCGCTACACCTCCCGGTCGACCCCGGACGCGCAGGCGTTCCTCGCCGAGCTGGCTCTCGTACGGGAGCAGGGCTGGGCCGCCGACCTGGGCGGGCACGAGGAGGCCCTGAACTGCGTGGGCGCCCCGGTGCGCGGGCCGGGCGGGAGGGTGGTCGCGGCGATGTCGGTCTCGGCGCCCGGAGTGGTGGTCGGCGCCGGAGAACTGCTGGAGCTGTTGCCCCTGGTGCGCCGGACTGCCGACATCATCAGCCGGGAGTACTCCGGCACCGCGCCGGAGCCGCACCGAGAGCCAGAAGACGAGGACCTTCCGTGA
- the cpaB gene encoding Flp pilus assembly protein CpaB, producing the protein MNSRQRRGVILLLLSVLCALAAFAGVLVVIGDVNSKVGSEVVAYRVKGDIAPYSPLTAGQFEEVKVPKRWLSDTAVTDLGALQGKIALTTLKRGSLLQSDMFVDKPQLQAGEQEIAIMIDAATGVAGKITSGAKVNILATFKGAKDTDPARSVIIVANARVLGVGKLTALDKDSDRKGPAEAVPITFALNTKDTQRVAYAESFAEHVRLALVAPGTDSTPGPSDRTYTLDGDK; encoded by the coding sequence ATGAACTCACGCCAGCGCCGCGGCGTCATCCTGCTCCTGCTGTCGGTCCTGTGCGCCCTCGCGGCCTTCGCCGGGGTCCTGGTCGTGATCGGCGACGTCAACTCCAAGGTCGGGTCCGAGGTGGTCGCCTACCGCGTCAAGGGCGACATCGCCCCGTACAGTCCGCTCACGGCCGGCCAGTTCGAAGAGGTCAAGGTCCCCAAGCGGTGGCTCTCCGACACCGCCGTCACCGACCTGGGCGCGCTCCAGGGCAAGATCGCGCTCACCACCCTGAAGCGGGGCTCGCTGCTCCAGAGCGACATGTTCGTCGACAAGCCGCAGCTCCAGGCCGGGGAGCAGGAGATCGCCATCATGATCGACGCGGCGACGGGCGTGGCCGGCAAGATCACCTCGGGCGCCAAGGTCAACATCCTGGCCACCTTCAAGGGCGCCAAGGACACCGACCCCGCCCGCTCGGTCATCATCGTCGCCAACGCCCGCGTCCTGGGCGTCGGCAAGCTCACCGCCCTCGACAAGGACAGCGACAGGAAGGGCCCCGCCGAGGCCGTTCCGATCACCTTCGCCCTGAACACCAAGGACACCCAGCGCGTCGCGTACGCCGAGTCCTTCGCCGAGCACGTCCGACTGGCCCTGGTGGCCCCCGGCACCGACTCGACTCCCGGCCCGAGCGACCGCACGTACACCCTCGACGGGGACAAGTGA
- a CDS encoding TadE/TadG family type IV pilus assembly protein — MAIEYIGFVPILLFVALCAIQLGWIAYVHEQADTAARTAARVEAQHRGRGEAAGHAAIREGLAATVSVPSGGDAITATVTIPINSIIPGLHIDPARATAVMPNTDPDGARP, encoded by the coding sequence GTGGCCATCGAATACATCGGCTTCGTCCCGATCCTGCTGTTCGTCGCACTGTGTGCGATCCAGCTGGGCTGGATCGCGTACGTCCACGAGCAGGCCGACACCGCCGCGCGGACCGCGGCCCGGGTCGAGGCCCAGCACCGGGGCCGAGGTGAGGCCGCCGGTCACGCCGCGATCCGCGAGGGCCTCGCGGCGACCGTCTCCGTCCCGAGCGGCGGGGACGCGATCACGGCGACCGTGACGATACCGATCAACTCGATCATCCCCGGACTGCACATCGACCCGGCCAGGGCCACGGCCGTCATGCCCAACACCGACCCGGACGGAGCCCGACCGTGA
- a CDS encoding TadE/TadG family type IV pilus assembly protein: protein MTARGSVRGGRGWCRDRGQVAVEFVGMVPLILLLVAAVWECVLIGYAFSLAGNAADQGARAGAVKGDGECDTAARKYVGGAWNMSVECGPAGNLYKAKVRLEIPVLFPGLGFGAIDGTAGAAMEREE, encoded by the coding sequence GTGACCGCGCGCGGGTCCGTACGCGGCGGGCGGGGGTGGTGCCGGGACCGGGGGCAGGTGGCCGTCGAGTTCGTCGGCATGGTCCCGCTCATCCTGCTGCTCGTGGCGGCGGTGTGGGAGTGCGTGCTGATCGGGTACGCCTTCTCGCTGGCGGGCAACGCGGCCGACCAGGGGGCGCGGGCGGGCGCGGTGAAGGGGGACGGGGAGTGCGACACGGCGGCCCGCAAGTACGTGGGGGGCGCCTGGAACATGTCCGTCGAGTGCGGTCCGGCCGGGAACCTGTACAAGGCGAAGGTCAGACTGGAGATCCCCGTCCTCTTCCCGGGGCTCGGCTTCGGCGCCATCGACGGCACGGCCGGCGCGGCGATGGAGCGGGAGGAATGA
- a CDS encoding CpaE family protein yields the protein MTTRILPAAGDPDAARAIVALLSQLPDAEPAAPVPDSTTLLDTLFRLAADSLDELPEVVLVHERIGPVPALELIREVALRFPAVGVVLISSDAGPALFSAAMDSGARGLIGLPLAYEELAARVQAAAQWSAGVRRHLGRGPEAPAGPGGRVVTVTGAKGGVGATFTAVQFALAAAAAGRRTALVDLDLQAGDVGSYLDVQFRRSIADLAGIQDISPRVLQDAVYEDRTGLALLLAPADGERGEEVDERAARHVIGALRARYELVVIDCGTQVTGANATAVELADLAVMVTTPDVVAVRAAKRMVRMWERLQVRKAEDTTMVVNRWSKHTEIQPSLIEKITKTRPTRTPVPAAFKELQAVVDAGRVQDLDNRSTVKQALWTLAGELGLLAAPDAPAGSPAPAAAGSGAALALRAAGPVARLRRGREG from the coding sequence ATGACCACCCGAATCCTCCCCGCGGCCGGCGACCCGGACGCCGCCCGCGCCATCGTGGCGCTGCTCAGCCAGCTCCCGGACGCCGAGCCCGCCGCTCCCGTCCCCGATTCCACGACCCTCCTGGACACCCTGTTCCGGCTCGCCGCGGACTCCCTGGACGAACTGCCCGAGGTGGTCCTCGTCCACGAGCGGATCGGGCCCGTCCCCGCCTTGGAGCTGATCCGCGAAGTCGCCCTGCGCTTCCCCGCGGTCGGCGTGGTGCTGATCTCCTCCGACGCCGGGCCCGCCCTCTTCTCCGCCGCCATGGACTCCGGCGCGCGCGGCCTGATCGGCCTCCCCCTCGCCTACGAGGAACTCGCCGCCCGCGTCCAGGCCGCCGCCCAGTGGTCCGCGGGCGTACGCCGCCACCTGGGCCGCGGCCCCGAGGCGCCCGCCGGGCCGGGCGGCCGGGTGGTCACCGTCACCGGCGCCAAGGGAGGCGTGGGCGCCACGTTCACGGCGGTGCAGTTCGCGCTGGCCGCCGCCGCGGCGGGCCGGCGCACGGCCCTGGTGGACCTGGACCTCCAGGCCGGGGACGTGGGCTCGTACCTCGACGTGCAGTTCCGGCGCTCCATCGCCGACCTCGCCGGCATCCAGGACATCTCCCCGCGCGTCCTCCAGGACGCCGTCTACGAGGACCGCACCGGCCTGGCCCTGCTGCTGGCCCCGGCGGACGGGGAGCGGGGCGAGGAGGTCGACGAACGGGCCGCCCGGCACGTCATCGGCGCCCTGCGCGCCCGCTACGAGCTCGTCGTCATCGACTGCGGCACCCAGGTGACGGGCGCGAACGCCACCGCCGTGGAACTCGCGGACCTGGCCGTCATGGTCACCACCCCGGACGTGGTCGCCGTACGGGCGGCCAAGCGGATGGTCCGGATGTGGGAACGGCTCCAGGTGCGCAAGGCCGAGGACACCACCATGGTGGTCAACCGCTGGAGCAAGCACACCGAGATACAGCCCTCCCTGATCGAGAAGATCACCAAGACCCGGCCCACCCGCACCCCGGTCCCCGCCGCCTTCAAGGAACTCCAGGCGGTGGTGGACGCGGGCCGGGTGCAGGACCTCGACAACCGCTCGACGGTGAAGCAGGCCCTGTGGACCCTGGCCGGCGAACTGGGCCTCCTCGCCGCCCCGGACGCCCCGGCGGGATCCCCGGCCCCCGCCGCCGCCGGCTCCGGTGCGGCCCTCGCCCTCCGCGCGGCCGGCCCGGTGGCCCGCCTGCGGCGCGGCCGGGAGGGCTGA
- a CDS encoding chitinase has translation MNRIRSLALLGAATLTAGGLTALAAGTAQAADVNVARNGGFESGLANWSCSGGSGAVVTTPVYAGAGALRATPAGSDNAQCSQTVTVKPNSTYTLSTQVQGSYVYLGATGTGTQDVSTWTPGSGSGWQKLSTTFTTGPNTTQVTVWTHGWYGQPAYTVDEFSVFGPDGGGGTDPGPSVPGAPSGTVVSGQSASGLTLSWNAVGGATGYHVYQDGVRVQTASGASAQITGLAAATSYTFQVSAYNAAGEGPRSAAVTGTTTGGGGPNPNPSVPRHALTGYWQNFDNGATVQKISDVSAQYDIIAVSFADATTTPGAISFNLDSAGLGGYTVDRFKADIAAKKAAGKSVILSIGGEKGTISVNDSASANNLANSAYALMQEYGFSGIDIDLENGLNPTYMTQALRALAAKAGPSFVLTMAPQTIDMQSTQGGYFKTALAVKDILTVVNMQYYNSGAMNGCDGKVYSQGSVDFLTALACIQLEGGLDPSQVGIGVPASPSGAGSGYVSPTVVSNALDCLAKGTGCGSFKPSKTYPGLRGAMTWSTNWDAKAGSAWSNAVGPKVHGLP, from the coding sequence GTGAACCGCATACGCTCCCTCGCCCTGCTGGGCGCCGCCACCCTCACCGCGGGCGGGCTGACCGCCCTCGCGGCGGGCACCGCCCAGGCCGCCGACGTCAACGTCGCCCGCAACGGCGGCTTCGAGTCCGGCCTCGCCAACTGGTCCTGTTCCGGCGGCAGCGGAGCCGTCGTCACCACTCCGGTCTACGCCGGCGCGGGCGCCCTGCGCGCCACCCCGGCGGGCTCGGACAACGCGCAGTGCAGTCAGACCGTCACGGTCAAGCCGAATTCCACGTACACGCTGAGCACCCAGGTCCAGGGCTCGTACGTCTACCTCGGCGCGACCGGTACCGGCACCCAGGACGTCTCCACCTGGACCCCCGGCTCCGGCTCCGGCTGGCAGAAGCTGTCGACCACCTTCACCACCGGCCCGAACACCACCCAGGTCACCGTCTGGACCCACGGCTGGTACGGCCAGCCCGCCTACACGGTCGACGAGTTCAGCGTCTTCGGCCCGGACGGGGGCGGCGGCACCGACCCCGGCCCGAGCGTGCCGGGCGCCCCCTCGGGGACCGTCGTTTCCGGCCAGAGCGCGAGCGGGCTCACCCTTTCGTGGAACGCGGTCGGCGGCGCCACCGGCTATCACGTCTACCAGGACGGCGTCCGCGTCCAGACGGCGTCCGGAGCCTCCGCCCAGATCACCGGGCTGGCCGCCGCCACCTCGTACACGTTCCAGGTGAGCGCGTACAACGCGGCGGGCGAGGGCCCGAGGTCGGCGGCGGTCACCGGCACCACGACCGGGGGCGGCGGCCCGAACCCGAACCCGTCGGTGCCCAGGCACGCCCTGACCGGGTACTGGCAGAACTTCGACAACGGCGCGACCGTCCAGAAGATCTCCGACGTCTCCGCCCAGTACGACATCATCGCCGTCTCCTTCGCCGACGCCACGACCACGCCCGGCGCCATCTCCTTCAACCTCGACTCGGCGGGGCTCGGCGGGTACACCGTGGACCGGTTCAAGGCCGACATCGCGGCGAAGAAGGCGGCGGGGAAGTCCGTCATCCTCTCCATCGGCGGCGAGAAGGGCACCATCTCCGTCAACGACTCCGCCTCCGCGAACAACCTGGCGAACTCGGCGTACGCGCTGATGCAGGAGTACGGCTTCAGCGGCATCGACATCGACCTGGAGAACGGCCTCAACCCGACGTACATGACCCAGGCGCTGCGCGCCCTGGCGGCCAAGGCGGGTCCCTCGTTCGTCCTGACGATGGCCCCGCAGACCATCGACATGCAGTCCACCCAGGGCGGCTACTTCAAGACGGCGCTGGCGGTCAAGGACATCCTGACCGTGGTGAACATGCAGTACTACAACAGCGGCGCGATGAACGGCTGCGACGGCAAGGTCTACTCCCAGGGCTCGGTCGACTTCCTGACGGCGCTGGCCTGCATCCAGCTGGAGGGCGGGCTCGACCCCTCGCAGGTGGGCATCGGCGTCCCGGCGTCCCCCAGTGGCGCGGGCAGCGGCTACGTCTCCCCGACGGTCGTCAGCAACGCCCTGGACTGCCTGGCCAAGGGCACGGGCTGCGGCTCCTTCAAGCCGTCGAAGACGTACCCGGGGCTGCGCGGCGCGATGACCTGGTCGACGAACTGGGACGCCAAGGCGGGTAGTGCCTGGTCCAACGCGGTGGGTCCCAAGGTCCACGGCCTCCCGTAG
- a CDS encoding type II secretion system F family protein, with amino-acid sequence MNHLVLLTLGATLLAGLFTALGVHAYSAGLAQRAALIERLSASGEPPPTGRRRRFRGVDRRLRRTALGRRIELKLATTGLDLTPGEFFVYMLLAVAGTWLVCSSLLAPFFGPVAGLIGLWSANAFLNWQRARRTERFINQLPELARILANATQAGLALRTAIGMAAEELEAPAGEELARVADRLAVGHSIEESLGEIVDRLPSRELVVLVSTLVLSARAGGAIVGSLRNLTVTLEQRKETRREIRTQLSQVTVTAYLVPAIGLGSLLLVNAMMPGALDRMTGALVGQVAVIVALGLFALGFVLIRRLSKIDV; translated from the coding sequence GTGAACCACCTCGTCCTCCTCACCCTCGGCGCCACCCTGCTCGCCGGGCTGTTCACGGCCCTCGGGGTGCACGCCTACTCGGCCGGGCTCGCCCAGCGCGCCGCCCTCATCGAACGCCTCTCGGCGAGCGGCGAACCCCCGCCGACCGGACGCAGGCGCCGCTTCCGCGGCGTCGACCGCCGCCTGCGCCGGACGGCGCTGGGCCGCCGCATCGAACTGAAACTGGCGACCACAGGGCTGGACCTCACCCCGGGTGAGTTCTTCGTCTACATGCTGCTGGCCGTCGCGGGCACATGGCTGGTCTGTTCCTCCCTGCTGGCCCCGTTCTTTGGGCCGGTGGCCGGACTGATCGGCCTCTGGTCCGCCAACGCCTTCCTGAACTGGCAGCGCGCCCGCCGCACGGAACGCTTCATCAACCAGCTCCCCGAACTGGCCCGGATCCTCGCCAACGCCACCCAGGCCGGCCTCGCCCTGCGCACCGCCATCGGCATGGCGGCGGAGGAACTGGAGGCCCCGGCGGGCGAGGAACTGGCCCGGGTCGCGGACCGGCTCGCCGTCGGGCACTCCATCGAGGAGTCCCTCGGGGAGATCGTCGACCGGCTCCCGTCCCGCGAACTGGTCGTCCTCGTCTCCACCCTGGTCCTCTCCGCCCGCGCGGGCGGAGCCATCGTGGGCAGCCTGCGCAACCTCACGGTGACCCTGGAGCAGCGCAAGGAGACCCGCCGGGAGATCCGTACGCAGCTCTCGCAGGTGACGGTGACGGCGTACCTGGTACCGGCCATCGGACTGGGGTCGCTGCTGCTGGTGAACGCGATGATGCCGGGCGCCCTGGACCGGATGACCGGCGCGCTGGTCGGCCAGGTCGCGGTGATCGTCGCCCTGGGGCTCTTCGCGCTGGGCTTCGTCCTGATCCGCCGGCTGTCGAAGATCGACGTGTGA